A window from Photobacterium atrarenae encodes these proteins:
- the dgcA gene encoding N-acetyl-D-Glu racemase DgcA, with the protein MQIQAKPEHIPFAKPFRIARGARTHLEIVRVTITDGEQAVEAECTPYARYGEETASVLAQIERVIPALAELSAQQAKSELQTLLPAGAARNALDCALWSLIARQAGSQFPSPYFQLQPALETAMTVSIGTPQEMARQARDYVAQGATLLKVKLDADNIVSRVAATRDVAPDARIILDANESWAGMDLPALFDALAPLEIAMIEQPLPAGADDALQCFVHRIPVCADESCHTRADLAHVRSRYEMINIKLDKTGGLTEALTLKEAAQQQGLAVMVGCMLGTSLAMRAALPIAQDAAVVDLDGPVLIGETGKDVLTYRDGQLIL; encoded by the coding sequence ATGCAGATCCAAGCCAAACCCGAACACATCCCGTTTGCCAAACCCTTTCGCATTGCCCGGGGCGCCCGAACACATCTGGAGATTGTGCGGGTGACGATCACCGACGGGGAGCAGGCGGTTGAAGCCGAATGTACTCCCTATGCCCGTTACGGCGAAGAGACGGCGTCCGTGCTGGCGCAAATCGAACGGGTGATCCCGGCGTTGGCGGAGTTGTCGGCGCAGCAGGCCAAATCTGAGTTGCAGACCTTGCTGCCGGCCGGGGCAGCCCGCAATGCCCTGGATTGCGCCTTATGGTCCCTCATTGCCAGGCAGGCCGGCAGTCAGTTTCCGTCGCCTTATTTTCAGTTGCAGCCCGCTCTGGAAACAGCGATGACGGTTTCCATCGGCACCCCGCAGGAGATGGCCCGGCAAGCGCGGGATTATGTGGCCCAAGGGGCGACCTTGCTGAAAGTGAAGCTGGATGCGGACAACATTGTCAGCCGGGTTGCCGCAACCCGGGACGTCGCGCCGGATGCGCGGATCATCCTTGATGCCAATGAGTCCTGGGCGGGGATGGATTTGCCTGCGTTGTTTGACGCGCTTGCGCCATTGGAAATTGCCATGATAGAACAGCCCCTGCCAGCCGGGGCGGATGATGCGCTGCAGTGTTTTGTCCACCGGATCCCGGTGTGTGCCGATGAGAGCTGTCATACCCGGGCTGATTTGGCGCACGTTCGCAGCCGTTATGAGATGATCAATATTAAGCTGGATAAAACCGGCGGCCTGACCGAAGCGCTCACGCTCAAGGAAGCAGCCCAGCAGCAAGGGTTGGCGGTGATGGTCGGGTGCATGCTCGGCACCTCCCTGGCGATGAGGGCTGCCCTGCCTATTGCCCAGGACGCCGCGGTGGTCGATCTCGACGGCCCGGTGCTCATTGGTGAAACCGGTAAGGATGTACTCACTTATCGGGATGGTCAGTTAATCCTTTGA
- a CDS encoding MetQ/NlpA family ABC transporter substrate-binding protein — protein MKKNKKVSQWLFGAALVLGLTGCGQKDEAVLKVGATVGPHAQVVEAVAREAEKQGLKVEVIEFSDYITPNAALADGSLDLNSYQHLPFLQTYNANNGSHLISLGESILMRMGLYSQTYHKLAELPDHARIAIPNDPTNGGRGLLLLADANLITLKPDVGHKATLSDIVENPKQLEIIEIEAAQLPRSLEDVDAAAITMNYMMSSGLDPKELGLYLESKDAALAVMVVAAREEDKDNADYQKFVKLYQSQPVRDFIQQTFNGTIEPAFQ, from the coding sequence ATGAAAAAGAATAAGAAAGTCAGTCAGTGGTTATTTGGTGCAGCCTTGGTGCTGGGATTAACCGGCTGCGGCCAAAAGGATGAAGCGGTGTTGAAAGTCGGCGCAACCGTCGGTCCCCACGCCCAGGTAGTAGAAGCCGTGGCCCGGGAAGCTGAAAAACAAGGGTTAAAAGTCGAAGTGATCGAATTTTCAGATTACATCACGCCCAATGCGGCGCTGGCGGACGGCAGCCTGGATCTCAATAGCTATCAGCATCTGCCATTTTTACAAACGTACAATGCCAACAATGGCAGCCACTTAATCTCACTGGGGGAGTCAATCCTGATGCGAATGGGGCTCTATTCGCAAACTTATCACAAGCTTGCTGAACTACCGGATCACGCGCGCATTGCCATCCCGAACGATCCGACGAACGGCGGACGCGGCCTGCTGCTATTGGCCGATGCCAATCTCATCACGCTCAAACCGGATGTCGGCCACAAAGCGACGCTGAGCGATATCGTTGAGAATCCGAAGCAGCTTGAGATCATTGAAATTGAAGCGGCCCAATTGCCGAGAAGCCTGGAAGACGTAGATGCCGCAGCCATCACCATGAACTACATGATGTCATCGGGCCTGGATCCGAAAGAGCTCGGCCTCTACCTGGAGTCGAAAGATGCCGCACTCGCCGTGATGGTGGTCGCCGCGCGCGAGGAAGACAAGGACAATGCCGATTATCAGAAGTTCGTGAAGCTGTACCAGTCGCAGCCGGTCCGTGACTTTATCCAGCAGACCTTCAACGGCACCATCGAGCCTGCTTTTCAATAA
- a CDS encoding histidine phosphatase family protein: MKRICLVTHTQATHSVNGQVGGWFDSELTEQGRAQAASLREKIKAHGFELENLKVYSSDLKRAVQTTEALAAGQVLDVRYDTRLREMSFGRHEGMDQAAHDELMQPVSATGERLDHRICDGAESRREVAARIAAFVQEVMHLPGDALIVTHGFAATFVIAAFQQIDIESMGYIAFKVNPGSVSILEADDLFQNRAVCLLNG, from the coding sequence ATGAAACGAATTTGTTTAGTGACGCACACGCAAGCGACTCATTCTGTGAATGGTCAGGTGGGCGGCTGGTTTGATTCGGAATTGACAGAGCAGGGGCGCGCTCAGGCCGCCAGTCTCCGCGAGAAAATCAAAGCACATGGTTTTGAGCTTGAAAATCTGAAAGTTTATTCATCCGATCTCAAGCGTGCAGTACAGACAACGGAGGCGTTGGCTGCGGGACAGGTACTGGATGTACGGTATGACACCCGATTGCGGGAGATGTCGTTTGGCCGTCACGAAGGGATGGATCAGGCCGCGCATGATGAGCTTATGCAGCCGGTGAGTGCGACGGGGGAGCGACTGGATCACCGGATTTGTGATGGCGCGGAGTCTCGCCGGGAAGTTGCGGCGCGGATCGCTGCGTTTGTGCAAGAGGTCATGCACCTGCCTGGTGATGCCTTAATTGTAACGCATGGTTTTGCGGCAACCTTCGTGATTGCGGCATTTCAACAGATTGATATTGAAAGCATGGGCTATATTGCATTCAAGGTAAACCCGGGCAGCGTGTCGATCCTGGAAGCGGATGACTTATTTCAAAATCGCGCCGTTTGTTTGCTTAATGGATAA
- a CDS encoding GNAT family N-acetyltransferase: protein MIQEDDLAVHFRPATQDDLETLVLMLQDDALGSQREDGTLPLNANYLQAFDAIQADPNNQLMVAEIQDRVVGMLQLTFIPYLTHIGSWRCLIEGVRIHTDYRGQGLGEQMFQYAIGQAQEKGCQLVQLTSDKQRPDALRFYEKLGFVATHEGFKLRLLSPA, encoded by the coding sequence ATGATTCAGGAGGATGACTTGGCTGTTCATTTCAGACCCGCAACGCAAGATGATCTCGAAACTTTAGTCTTGATGCTGCAGGATGATGCACTCGGTTCACAACGCGAAGACGGCACCTTGCCGTTAAATGCCAACTACCTTCAGGCGTTCGATGCCATTCAGGCCGATCCCAATAACCAATTGATGGTCGCAGAAATCCAAGACAGGGTAGTGGGGATGTTGCAGCTGACGTTCATTCCATATCTCACTCACATCGGCTCTTGGCGATGCTTGATCGAAGGCGTTCGGATCCACACCGATTATCGTGGTCAGGGCCTCGGTGAGCAGATGTTTCAGTATGCGATAGGTCAGGCGCAGGAGAAAGGTTGCCAGTTGGTTCAGCTCACCTCGGACAAGCAGCGTCCGGATGCGTTGCGGTTCTACGAGAAGCTGGGATTTGTCGCCACGCATGAAGGGTTTAAGTTGCGGCTGCTGTCGCCAGCATGA
- a CDS encoding sigma-54-dependent Fis family transcriptional regulator: MDIRTSPQLPEPHDLISQFKFSSEDGKVWFNEQRMLLIHSAALGLLRKELIETLGVKRATGFLMRFGYYSGLRDADMLHKIRPDFTTEDAFLAGPQLHTIKGMAKVVPTNLSFDLETGHFHGEFDWYDSYEAEAHLHEYGQSDIPVCWTLLGYASGFSSYYMGRKIIYQETQCTGCGSEHCHIVGKPAEEWENQTELEQALQPDPIIEELLALQQQVTSLKEIYHNPEYDDLLLNSVGNSEAFKSVCHLIAKASKTKVSVLLQGETGVGKEVVARGLHLSSDRKDQPFVAVNCACIPPDLIEAELFGVEKGAYTGATHSREGKFERANQGTIFLDEVIELSPRAQASLLRVLQEGELERVGDNQLRTIDVRVVAATNEDLKSAVEKGRFRADLYYRLNVYPVQIPPLRERREDIPLLIEHFLEKYHALYHKRTLGVTDKALQALMHYKWPGNIRELENMIERGIILTENNQSIDLESFFPSLAEPTHPLNIINAKGQLEPKEPATIDDHWIDKQLDDNFSIDVLERQLIQHAMNKADGNVSQAARLLGLTRPALAYRLKKIELD, from the coding sequence ATGGATATTCGTACTTCCCCGCAACTTCCAGAACCTCACGACCTGATCTCACAATTTAAGTTTTCCAGTGAAGACGGAAAAGTCTGGTTTAATGAACAGCGCATGTTACTCATCCATTCCGCTGCGCTGGGGTTACTCAGAAAAGAGTTAATCGAAACCTTAGGTGTAAAAAGGGCCACCGGATTCCTGATGCGTTTTGGCTATTACTCGGGATTAAGAGATGCCGATATGCTGCATAAAATTCGCCCTGACTTTACCACGGAAGATGCCTTCCTGGCCGGACCACAACTGCATACCATCAAAGGCATGGCCAAAGTCGTGCCAACGAACCTGAGCTTTGATCTGGAAACCGGTCATTTCCACGGCGAGTTTGACTGGTACGACTCTTATGAAGCAGAGGCGCATCTTCATGAATACGGCCAATCCGACATCCCGGTTTGCTGGACGCTGCTCGGCTATGCCAGTGGTTTTTCAAGCTACTACATGGGCCGAAAAATCATATACCAGGAGACACAATGTACCGGATGTGGCAGCGAACATTGCCATATTGTCGGAAAACCGGCAGAAGAATGGGAGAACCAGACCGAGCTCGAACAAGCCCTCCAACCCGACCCGATTATTGAAGAGCTCTTGGCGCTGCAACAACAAGTGACGAGCCTCAAAGAGATTTATCACAACCCTGAATATGACGACTTATTGCTCAACTCCGTTGGCAACTCCGAGGCGTTTAAATCAGTCTGCCATCTCATCGCCAAAGCCTCAAAAACTAAAGTCTCGGTCCTGCTACAGGGAGAAACCGGTGTCGGCAAAGAAGTGGTCGCCAGGGGGTTGCACCTGAGCAGCGATCGCAAAGATCAGCCTTTTGTTGCCGTTAACTGCGCCTGTATTCCGCCCGATCTGATTGAAGCGGAGCTGTTCGGGGTCGAAAAAGGCGCTTATACCGGTGCCACGCACTCGCGCGAAGGGAAATTCGAACGCGCCAATCAGGGGACAATCTTCCTCGATGAAGTGATTGAACTCTCGCCCCGTGCCCAGGCGAGTTTATTACGCGTTTTACAAGAAGGTGAACTAGAGCGGGTCGGCGACAATCAATTGCGCACCATTGATGTCCGTGTCGTGGCCGCAACCAATGAGGATTTAAAATCCGCCGTCGAAAAAGGGCGATTTCGGGCCGACCTCTATTACCGGCTGAATGTTTATCCGGTCCAAATCCCACCGCTGCGTGAGCGACGCGAAGATATTCCGCTGCTGATCGAGCACTTTCTGGAAAAATACCACGCCCTGTACCATAAACGGACCCTCGGGGTGACCGATAAAGCGCTGCAAGCCCTGATGCACTACAAGTGGCCGGGAAATATCCGCGAGCTGGAAAACATGATCGAACGGGGGATTATTTTGACGGAAAATAACCAGAGTATCGATTTAGAGAGTTTTTTCCCGTCACTGGCCGAGCCGACCCATCCACTGAATATCATCAACGCCAAAGGTCAGCTTGAGCCCAAAGAACCCGCCACAATTGACGACCACTGGATAGACAAGCAGTTAGACGATAACTTCAGTATTGATGTCTTAGAGCGTCAGCTCATTCAGCATGCGATGAACAAAGCCGATGGCAACGTCTCCCAGGCCGCCCGTCTGTTAGGACTCACCCGCCCGGCCCTGGCGTACCGGCTCAAAAAGATTGAGCTGGATTAA
- a CDS encoding phenol hydroxylase subunit: MEALTARADEQHRSGFEQLTKYVRVRSPDDARFVEFDFAIGEPGLFVELIMPKAAFEQFCQVNKVTHMTDEQMAAVDAEMDKWRYGENTLMSKNHNHVSEQQS, from the coding sequence ATGGAAGCGTTGACGGCAAGGGCGGATGAACAACATCGCTCAGGGTTCGAGCAACTCACCAAGTATGTGAGAGTTCGAAGTCCTGACGATGCTCGATTTGTTGAATTCGACTTCGCGATTGGTGAACCAGGCCTGTTCGTTGAACTGATCATGCCCAAAGCAGCCTTTGAGCAATTTTGTCAGGTAAACAAAGTGACACATATGACCGACGAACAGATGGCCGCCGTCGACGCTGAAATGGATAAGTGGCGTTACGGTGAAAATACGCTGATGTCGAAAAATCATAACCATGTGTCTGAACAGCAATCATGA
- a CDS encoding aromatic/alkene monooxygenase hydroxylase subunit beta, translating into MSIEIKTATLDPVRNTYAHTERRFGDKPATRYQEASYDIQSEKYFHYRPLWQPDMELNDPRRTAIVMEDWYAFRDPRQYYYGAYVQQRSKMQDAAESNYAFFEKRNLADQLSDDIKAKVIRFLVPVRHLEHTANLNNLYGTSLGYGTVLTQALLFNGMDRLGIAQYLSRIALLLDHNSSGALTEAKSYWMDDPAWQGMRALCEETTVTKDWFEVFVAQDIVMDCLVYDLVFNQFDQWLVDHGAQDIGMLTEFMRTWHADNSRWADAVLKTAAAESAENLSLLEAWISMWKAKAIAALAPVAKDMLDDAEAIDKAVAVLDKRLAKAGLFK; encoded by the coding sequence ATGAGTATTGAAATTAAAACCGCAACACTCGATCCGGTCCGAAATACTTACGCGCATACGGAACGTCGCTTTGGTGATAAGCCTGCGACCCGTTATCAGGAGGCCAGTTACGATATTCAATCGGAAAAGTATTTCCATTATCGCCCGCTTTGGCAGCCGGACATGGAATTAAACGACCCGCGTCGTACCGCAATTGTGATGGAAGACTGGTATGCGTTTCGGGATCCCCGCCAGTATTACTACGGCGCTTATGTTCAGCAGCGATCCAAAATGCAGGATGCGGCAGAAAGCAATTACGCATTTTTTGAAAAGCGCAATCTCGCGGACCAACTGAGCGACGATATCAAAGCCAAAGTGATTCGTTTTCTGGTGCCGGTTCGCCATCTTGAACATACCGCGAACCTGAACAACTTATATGGCACTTCTCTCGGCTACGGTACCGTCCTGACCCAAGCCTTGCTGTTTAACGGGATGGATCGGCTGGGTATTGCCCAGTATTTGTCTCGCATTGCCCTGCTTTTGGATCACAACAGCAGTGGGGCGTTAACAGAGGCGAAATCCTACTGGATGGACGATCCCGCCTGGCAAGGAATGCGGGCGTTGTGCGAAGAAACCACGGTGACAAAAGACTGGTTTGAAGTGTTCGTGGCCCAGGACATCGTGATGGATTGTCTGGTGTACGACCTGGTGTTCAATCAGTTTGATCAGTGGCTGGTGGACCATGGCGCGCAGGATATTGGCATGCTGACGGAGTTCATGCGCACCTGGCATGCGGACAATAGCCGCTGGGCCGATGCGGTGCTCAAAACTGCCGCTGCTGAATCCGCAGAGAATCTGTCCTTGCTGGAAGCTTGGATCTCTATGTGGAAAGCAAAGGCGATCGCTGCATTAGCGCCGGTGGCGAAAGATATGCTGGATGATGCTGAGGCAATCGACAAAGCCGTGGCTGTTCTGGATAAGCGTCTCGCGAAAGCTGGGCTGTTCAAGTAA
- a CDS encoding MmoB/DmpM family protein: MSKVYIALQDNDESRYIVEAIEEDNPDVTVIHMPAMIRVENNGRLVVRRESVEEKMGRAWDVQELHLNLITLGGNVEEDDDELSLHWNE; this comes from the coding sequence ATGTCCAAGGTTTATATCGCACTGCAAGATAATGATGAATCTCGCTATATCGTTGAAGCCATTGAAGAAGATAACCCGGATGTCACCGTGATACACATGCCGGCCATGATCCGCGTTGAAAACAACGGTCGGCTGGTGGTTCGCCGGGAATCGGTTGAAGAGAAGATGGGCCGTGCGTGGGATGTGCAGGAGTTGCATCTCAACCTGATCACCCTGGGTGGCAACGTTGAAGAAGACGACGATGAACTCTCTTTACACTGGAACGAGTAA
- a CDS encoding aromatic/alkene/methane monooxygenase hydroxylase/oxygenase subunit alpha encodes MAAKKLNIKDKYRLLTRDLDWEYSYQDRQAAFPYEEFEGIKITDWSKWEDPFRLTMDAYWKYQAEKEKKLYAIFDAFAQNNGHLNVSDPRYVNAIKLFLSAVTPLEYQAYQGFAHTGRQFGGVGARIACQMQSIDELRHVQTQIHAMSHFNKFFDGFQDFSHMHDRVWYLSVPKSFFNDARAAGPFEFMIAIGFSFEYVLTNLLFVPFMSGAAHNGDMATVTFGFSAQSDEARHMTLGLEIIKFLLEQHEDNVPIVQKWIDKWFWRGARLLSVVSMMMDYMLPNKVMSWKEAWEVYFEEAGGALFKDLARYGIRMPKYADVIEKEKEHLSHQTWWTFYTHGQATGFHTWIPSDEELDWLSEKYPETFDKYYRPRWELAKEMEAKGERFYTKALPQLCTICQVPMLFTDMDNPTQTVYRSSQYEGERYHFCSDGCKDIFDDEPEKYVQSWLPVHQIFQGNCGGPDLTGVLGEFYKMNLGADNLDMKGSPDEQRWNQWKGKA; translated from the coding sequence ATGGCTGCGAAAAAGCTCAATATTAAAGATAAGTACCGCCTGCTGACCCGTGATCTCGACTGGGAATATTCTTACCAGGATCGCCAAGCGGCGTTTCCCTACGAAGAGTTCGAAGGGATCAAAATCACCGACTGGTCCAAGTGGGAAGACCCGTTCCGCTTAACCATGGATGCCTACTGGAAATATCAGGCGGAGAAAGAAAAGAAACTCTACGCCATCTTTGACGCCTTTGCCCAGAACAATGGCCATCTGAATGTGTCGGATCCGCGATATGTGAACGCGATTAAGCTGTTTCTCTCGGCCGTGACGCCGCTTGAGTATCAAGCCTATCAGGGATTTGCTCACACCGGCCGTCAGTTTGGTGGCGTAGGGGCGCGGATTGCCTGCCAGATGCAGTCGATCGATGAGCTGCGTCATGTCCAGACTCAGATCCATGCCATGAGTCACTTCAATAAGTTCTTTGACGGTTTTCAGGACTTCAGCCACATGCACGATCGGGTGTGGTATCTCTCCGTGCCGAAGTCATTTTTCAATGACGCCCGCGCGGCTGGGCCCTTTGAGTTCATGATCGCCATCGGATTCTCGTTTGAATATGTCCTGACCAATCTGCTGTTCGTTCCCTTCATGTCGGGAGCAGCGCACAACGGCGATATGGCGACCGTGACCTTCGGCTTTTCAGCCCAGTCGGATGAAGCCCGCCATATGACCCTGGGTCTGGAAATCATCAAATTCCTGCTGGAACAGCATGAAGACAATGTGCCGATCGTCCAGAAATGGATCGACAAGTGGTTCTGGCGCGGGGCGCGCTTACTGAGCGTCGTGTCGATGATGATGGACTATATGTTGCCGAACAAGGTGATGTCGTGGAAAGAGGCGTGGGAAGTCTATTTCGAGGAAGCGGGCGGCGCCCTGTTTAAAGATCTGGCGCGCTACGGGATCCGGATGCCGAAATACGCCGATGTGATCGAAAAAGAGAAAGAGCACCTGTCCCACCAGACCTGGTGGACCTTCTACACCCATGGTCAGGCGACCGGATTCCACACCTGGATCCCGAGCGACGAAGAGCTGGACTGGTTATCTGAAAAATACCCGGAAACCTTTGATAAGTACTACCGTCCTCGCTGGGAGCTGGCGAAAGAGATGGAAGCCAAAGGTGAGCGCTTCTACACCAAGGCGTTGCCGCAACTGTGCACCATTTGTCAGGTTCCGATGCTGTTTACCGACATGGATAACCCAACCCAAACGGTTTACCGCAGCAGTCAGTATGAAGGGGAGCGTTACCACTTCTGTTCCGATGGCTGTAAAGACATTTTCGATGACGAGCCGGAGAAATATGTGCAGTCCTGGCTGCCGGTCCATCAGATCTTCCAGGGCAACTGCGGTGGTCCCGACCTGACGGGCGTTCTGGGTGAGTTCTACAAGATGAATCTGGGTGCGGACAATCTGGATATGAAAGGCTCACCGGATGAGCAGCGTTGGAATCAATGGAAAGGCAAAGCCTGA
- a CDS encoding phenol hydroxylase subunit P4 has protein sequence MPVKAITPDYQGEKLDKFENFHGNQVVYVGWDHHLMFCAPFAYPVSPEMPFQTLLTEVMPEAFGLHPEFQDIDWESVQWKLDEADFIPQPQVALAAQGIGHKSVLRFHTPGLNGYQGAGV, from the coding sequence ATGCCCGTTAAAGCAATCACGCCGGACTATCAAGGCGAAAAACTCGATAAGTTTGAAAACTTTCATGGCAATCAGGTCGTTTACGTCGGTTGGGATCACCACCTGATGTTTTGTGCGCCCTTTGCGTATCCGGTGTCGCCCGAGATGCCGTTTCAGACCCTGCTCACTGAAGTGATGCCGGAGGCATTTGGCCTGCATCCGGAGTTTCAGGATATCGACTGGGAAAGCGTCCAATGGAAACTGGATGAAGCCGATTTCATTCCCCAGCCGCAGGTTGCCTTAGCTGCTCAGGGGATCGGCCATAAATCGGTGTTGCGCTTTCACACACCGGGTCTGAATGGCTATCAGGGCGCGGGTGTTTAA
- a CDS encoding NADH:ubiquinone reductase (Na(+)-transporting) subunit F, with protein sequence MTYEVTVEPTGDVIEVEEGQTILDAAQRQGVWLPFACGHGTCGTCKITVTEGDVDVGEASSFALMDIERDEGVVLACCAIPESDLTIEADVDVDPDFLGHPVQDYQGVVTDIRDLSPTIKGLVLQLDDDIAFQAGQYVNLHIPGVEGTRAFSIASKPSEHRALELHVRLVPGGAATSYIHEQLAVGDTLKVSGPYGQFFTRKSDPRDVIFIAGGSGLSSPQSMILDLLEAGDPRQIYLFQGARNVSELYRRELFEELAQQHANFFYIPALNEPEDSDGWQGFQGFVHEAAQDYFDNKFNGYKAYLCGPPPMIDAAVTALIQGRLFERDIHMERFVTAADGANEQTRSALFKRI encoded by the coding sequence ATGACATATGAAGTGACGGTTGAGCCAACGGGCGATGTCATTGAAGTTGAAGAGGGGCAGACGATTCTGGACGCTGCCCAACGGCAGGGGGTCTGGTTGCCTTTTGCCTGCGGCCACGGCACCTGCGGTACGTGCAAGATCACGGTCACCGAAGGAGATGTCGATGTCGGAGAGGCGTCTTCGTTCGCGCTGATGGATATTGAGCGAGACGAAGGCGTGGTTCTGGCCTGCTGCGCCATCCCGGAGTCGGATCTCACCATTGAAGCGGATGTGGATGTCGACCCGGATTTCCTCGGCCATCCTGTTCAGGATTATCAAGGTGTGGTCACTGACATTCGCGACCTGTCGCCGACCATTAAGGGGCTGGTCCTGCAATTGGATGATGACATTGCCTTTCAGGCCGGTCAGTACGTCAACCTGCATATTCCCGGGGTCGAAGGGACCCGCGCGTTCTCCATCGCGAGCAAGCCATCTGAGCATCGTGCGCTGGAGCTGCATGTCCGTCTGGTGCCCGGTGGGGCGGCGACCTCCTACATCCATGAGCAACTGGCTGTCGGGGATACCCTGAAGGTCTCTGGTCCTTATGGCCAGTTCTTTACCCGAAAATCGGATCCCAGAGATGTCATTTTCATCGCTGGTGGCTCGGGGCTGTCCAGCCCGCAGTCGATGATCCTGGACCTGCTGGAGGCCGGCGATCCACGCCAGATTTACCTGTTTCAGGGTGCGCGCAATGTCTCTGAACTCTATCGCCGGGAATTGTTTGAGGAGCTGGCACAGCAACATGCCAATTTCTTCTATATCCCGGCTTTGAACGAGCCTGAAGACAGCGATGGCTGGCAGGGCTTTCAAGGCTTTGTGCACGAAGCAGCGCAGGACTATTTCGACAATAAATTCAATGGTTATAAGGCCTATTTGTGTGGTCCGCCGCCCATGATTGATGCCGCAGTAACGGCCCTCATCCAGGGCCGGTTGTTCGAGCGCGATATCCATATGGAACGCTTTGTCACGGCCGCCGATGGTGCGAATGAGCAAACACGTTCGGCGCTGTTCAAACGCATTTAA
- a CDS encoding 2Fe-2S iron-sulfur cluster-binding protein yields MATEVSDPDVTTYRISVVNRNQQYSCRPDDTLLAGMELKGARCIHVGCRSGGCGMCKIRILAGEFESKRMSRLHVTEAEAQQGFALSCRVLPRGDMVIESDHFKPIQ; encoded by the coding sequence ATGGCAACAGAGGTATCGGACCCTGACGTGACGACATACCGCATTTCGGTGGTGAACCGAAACCAGCAATACAGCTGCCGCCCGGATGACACGCTTCTGGCGGGCATGGAGTTGAAAGGTGCCCGGTGCATTCACGTCGGGTGTCGGAGCGGCGGATGCGGGATGTGCAAAATCCGGATTCTTGCCGGTGAATTTGAAAGTAAGCGCATGAGTCGTTTGCACGTCACGGAAGCTGAAGCGCAACAAGGATTTGCCCTGTCATGCCGGGTGTTGCCGCGCGGCGATATGGTCATCGAGTCGGATCATTTTAAACCGATTCAATAA
- a CDS encoding catechol 2,3-dioxygenase has translation MKKGVIRPGHVQLRVLDMNEALNHYRDLLGLIEVETDSQGRVYLKGWTEVDKFSVVLREADAPGMDFMGFKVMSNAVLDQLQQALVEYGCQVEEIPAGELNGCGRRVRFEAPTGHLFELYAEKENTGKWGVSQVNPEAWPQDLKGMKAKRFDHCLLYGPNIEGTCALFQEVLGFDLAEQVVDPDGKKAGAFITASMKAHDVAFIECPDKGKFHHASFFLETWEEVLRAADLISMTNTSLDIGPTRHGLTHGKTIYFFDPSGNRTEVFCGGDYHYPDHEPVTWTTEQLGKAIFYHDRQLNERFLTALT, from the coding sequence ATGAAAAAAGGTGTTATTCGCCCGGGGCATGTCCAGCTCCGTGTATTAGACATGAATGAAGCATTGAATCACTACCGCGATCTGCTGGGTCTGATTGAGGTTGAAACGGACAGCCAGGGCCGGGTGTACCTGAAGGGCTGGACTGAAGTCGATAAATTCTCCGTGGTGCTGCGCGAAGCTGACGCACCGGGCATGGACTTCATGGGCTTTAAGGTGATGAGTAACGCGGTGCTGGATCAGTTGCAACAAGCGCTGGTGGAATACGGCTGCCAGGTGGAAGAGATTCCGGCCGGTGAGCTGAATGGCTGTGGGCGCCGGGTGCGCTTTGAAGCACCGACCGGGCATTTATTTGAGCTGTATGCCGAGAAAGAAAACACCGGCAAATGGGGCGTGTCGCAGGTGAATCCGGAAGCCTGGCCTCAGGATCTGAAAGGCATGAAAGCCAAGCGGTTTGATCATTGCCTGCTGTATGGCCCGAATATCGAAGGAACCTGTGCACTGTTTCAGGAGGTTCTGGGATTTGATTTGGCAGAGCAAGTGGTGGATCCCGATGGCAAGAAAGCCGGTGCTTTTATTACCGCCAGCATGAAGGCTCATGATGTGGCGTTTATCGAATGTCCGGACAAGGGCAAATTCCACCATGCTTCTTTCTTCCTCGAAACCTGGGAAGAGGTGTTGCGCGCTGCGGATCTGATCTCCATGACCAATACTTCACTGGATATCGGGCCGACCCGTCATGGTCTGACGCACGGCAAAACCATCTATTTCTTCGATCCTTCCGGGAACCGCACCGAAGTGTTCTGCGGCGGTGATTACCACTACCCGGATCACGAGCCGGTCACCTGGACGACCGAGCAACTGGGCAAGGCGATTTTCTACCACGATCGTCAGCTGAACGAACGGTTCCTGACCGCACTCACCTGA